A window of the Cicer arietinum cultivar CDC Frontier isolate Library 1 chromosome 6, Cicar.CDCFrontier_v2.0, whole genome shotgun sequence genome harbors these coding sequences:
- the LOC101510731 gene encoding protein HIRA-like isoform X2, with protein sequence MSNGICTTVLRGHSSLVKGVAWDPIGSFIASQSDDKTVIIWKTSDWSLAHRTDGHWAKSLGSTFFRRLGWSPCGHFITTTHGFQKPRHSAPVLERGEWSATFDFLGHNAPIIVVKFNNSMFKRHSTNAEELKPLPAGWSNGASKTGSKEPQPYNVIAIGSQDRTITVWTTASPRPLFVAKHFFTQSVVDLSWSPDGYSLFACSLDGSVATFHFEVKELGQRLSDSELDELKRSRYGDVRGRQANLAESPAQLLLEAASTKQTPSKKAVSNQQNQTIAKAYVDTRVGAKNPEPQVDHNKKSGGPVGDTLNKMTTSARISSPVKQREYRRPDGRKRIIPEAVGVPVXXXXXXXXXLDFPIVSSDQQRGTNGVVSQRGTDGVVSNDDTVRAKSNLGGALVRNSDLKERSGVTARATISESLVIEKVPASSGKDGTVNVEQMGNLINSGSLSTSHATLSIRMFDKKGGEDALPICLEARPREQAVNDIVGMGNASVMRETEIACTRGTQTLWSDRISGEVTVLAGNANFLAVGCEDGCLQIYTKCGRRAMPTMMMGSASIFVDCDECWKLLLVTRKGSLYLWDLFNRTCLLQDSLSSLVASTPSSSAKDSGTIKVISAKLSKSGSPLVILATRHAFLFDLSLKCWLRVADDCFPASNFASSWSLGSFQSGELAALQVDVKKYLARKPGWTRTTDDGVQTRAHLEAQLASSLALGSSNEYRQCLLSYVRFLAREADESRLRELCESFLGPPTGMAEEASSDKSLAWDPLVLGMKKHKLLIEDILPAMASNRKVQRLLNEFMDLVSEYEIVDVNHDKRNLVFFKTSSPVTNLIESGPLATYVKDTPEDAINNKDNNAGVAKSRTNFTPALANEASAHDQIVQDTPDQE encoded by the exons ATGAGTAATGGCATTTGCACTACTGTTCTAAGGGGCCACTCTAGCCTGGTTAAGGGCGTTGCTTGGGATCCCATTGGATCTTTTATCGCAAGTCAATCCGATGACAAAACGGTCATTATCTGGAAAACTAGTGATTGGAGTCTTGCGCACAGAACCGATGGTCACTGGGCTAAATCA CTTGGATCTACCTTCTTCAGGCGACTTGGATGGTCCCCGTGTGGTCATTTTATCACCACTACTCACGGTTTCCAGAAGCCGAGGCATTCTGCCCCTGTGCTCGAGAGAGGGGAATGGTCTGCAACATTTGATTTCTTAGGACACAATGCTCCAATTATTGTCGTCAAGTTCAACAATTCAATGTTCAAAAGGCATTCCACTAATGCTGAGGAATTGAAGCCTTTACCTGCTGGGTGGTCCAATGGTGCTTCCAAGACTGGAAGCAAAGAGCCGCAGCCATACAATGTCATCGCCATTGGAAGTCAGGATCGAACTATCACCGTATGGACTACTGCAAGTCCTCGTCCTCTCTTTGTGGCCAaacatttttttactcaaaGTGTTGTGGATTTATCCTG GAGCCCTGATGGGTATTCACTTTTTGCCTGTTCCTTGGATGGATCTGTTGCTACATTTCATTTTGAGGTGAAAGAACTCGGTCAAAGACTCAGTGATTCTGAGCTAGATGAGTTGAAGAGAAGTCGCTATGGTGATGTGAGAGGCCGTCAAGCAAACTTAGCTGAGTCTCCAGCACAGTTATTGCTAGAAGCAGCTTCTACCAAGCAAACACCGAGCAAAAAGGCGGTTTCTAATCAGCAAAACCAGACAATTGCAAAAGCATACGTTGATACACGTGTCGGTGCAAAGAACCCGGAGCCTCAAGTTGATCATAACAAGAAGAGTGGAGGTCCTGTTGGTGACACGTTAAACAAAATGACAACCTCTGCCCGGATTTCTAGCCCCGTCAAGCAAAGAGAATATCGACGTCCCGATGGTAGGAAAAGAATTATTCCAGAAGCAGTTGGAGTGCCGGTTCANNNNNNNNNNNNNNNNNNNNNNNNNCTTGATTTCCCTATCGTATCTTCTGATCAACAAAGGGGTACCAATGGAGTTGTATCACAAAGGGGTACCGATGGAGTTGTGTCAAATGACGATACCGTAAGAGCCAAAAGTAACTTGGGTGGAGCACTCGTCAGAAATTCAGATTTAAAAGAACGTTCAGGGGTTACTGCTAGGGCGACAATTTCAGAGAGCCTAGTCATCGAGAAGGTTCCAGCTTCTTCTGGCAAAGATGGAACCGTCAATGTTGAGCAGATGGGAAATTTGATAAATTCCGGTTCCTTGTCTACTTCTCATGCCACTCTTTCGATTAGAATGTTTGACAAGAAAGGTGGGGAGGATGCTTTACCTATTTGTTTGGAAGCGCGCCCGAGAGAACAAGCTGTGAATGACATTGTAGGGATGGGAAATGCATCCGTTATGAGAGAAACGGAAATTGCTTGCACAAGGGGGACTCAAACACTTTGGTCTGATAGGATATCGGGGGAAGTCACTGTTTTAGCTGGAAATGCAAATTTTTTGGCAGTCGGGTGTGAGGATGGATGTCTACAG ATTTACACAAAGTGCGGGAGACGAGCAATGCCTACCATGATGATGGGATCTGCATCAATATTTGTAGACTGCGACGAATGCTGGAAACTGTTGCTGGTGACAAGAAAAGGATCCCTTTATTTATGGGATTTATTCAACCGAACCTGTCTCCTTCAAGACTCGTTGTCTTCTCTTGTTGCTTCAACTCCTAGCTCTTCTGCCAAAGATAGCG gCACTATTAAAGTTATATCTGCAAAGCTATCAAAATCTGGTTCTCCCCTTGTTATTTTGGCGACTCGTCATGCCTTCCTATTCGACTTGAGTCTCAAGTGTTGGCTAAGGGTTGCTGATGACTGCTTCCCTGCATCAAACTTTGCCAGCTCTTGGAGTTTGGGCTCATTCCAAAGTGGTGAACTTGCTGCTTTGCAGGTTGATGTTAAAAAGTATTTGGCCCGAAAGCCAGGTTGGACTAG AACGACGGATGACGGAGTGCAGACGCGTGCTCACTTGGAAGCTCAGTTAGCGTCTTCTTTGGCTTTGGGATCCTCCAATGAATATCGCCAATGCCTATTGTCGTATGTACGCTTTCTTGCAAG AGAAGCGGATGAATCTCGATTACGAGAACTGTGTGAGAGTTTCCTCGGACCTCCAACAGGCATGGCTGAAGAAGCATCATCGGATAAGAGTTTGGCATGGGATCCTCTTGTGCTT GGAATGAAGAAACACAAACTCCTCATCGAAGACATTCTTCCAGCCATGGCATCGAATAGGAAAGTCCAAAGACTTCTCAACGAATTCATGGATCTCGTATCTGAATACGAAATCGTCGACGTTAATCATGATAAAAGAAATCTAGTGTTTTTCAAGACATCTTCACCTGTCACCAATCTAATAGAGAGTGGTCCATTAGCAACATATGTAAAGGACACTCCCGAGGACGCAATTAACAACAAAGACAACAACGCTGGAGTCGCCAAAAGTCGCACAAATTTCACTCCTGCACTTGCAAATGAAGCAAGTGCACATGATCAAATTGTTCAGGATACACCAGACCAGGAATGA
- the LOC101510731 gene encoding protein HIRA-like isoform X1, with translation MIAEKPIWVRHEGMQIFSIDVQPGGLRFATGGGDHKVRIWNMKSVSSDLTIDDSSQRLLATLRDHFGSVNCVRWAKHGRYVASGSDDQVILIHERKPGSGTTEFGSGEPPDIENWKVAMTLRGHTADVVDLNWSPDDSTLASGSLDNTIHIWNMSNGICTTVLRGHSSLVKGVAWDPIGSFIASQSDDKTVIIWKTSDWSLAHRTDGHWAKSLGSTFFRRLGWSPCGHFITTTHGFQKPRHSAPVLERGEWSATFDFLGHNAPIIVVKFNNSMFKRHSTNAEELKPLPAGWSNGASKTGSKEPQPYNVIAIGSQDRTITVWTTASPRPLFVAKHFFTQSVVDLSWSPDGYSLFACSLDGSVATFHFEVKELGQRLSDSELDELKRSRYGDVRGRQANLAESPAQLLLEAASTKQTPSKKAVSNQQNQTIAKAYVDTRVGAKNPEPQVDHNKKSGGPVGDTLNKMTTSARISSPVKQREYRRPDGRKRIIPEAVGVPVXXXXXXXXXLDFPIVSSDQQRGTNGVVSQRGTDGVVSNDDTVRAKSNLGGALVRNSDLKERSGVTARATISESLVIEKVPASSGKDGTVNVEQMGNLINSGSLSTSHATLSIRMFDKKGGEDALPICLEARPREQAVNDIVGMGNASVMRETEIACTRGTQTLWSDRISGEVTVLAGNANFLAVGCEDGCLQIYTKCGRRAMPTMMMGSASIFVDCDECWKLLLVTRKGSLYLWDLFNRTCLLQDSLSSLVASTPSSSAKDSGTIKVISAKLSKSGSPLVILATRHAFLFDLSLKCWLRVADDCFPASNFASSWSLGSFQSGELAALQVDVKKYLARKPGWTRTTDDGVQTRAHLEAQLASSLALGSSNEYRQCLLSYVRFLAREADESRLRELCESFLGPPTGMAEEASSDKSLAWDPLVLGMKKHKLLIEDILPAMASNRKVQRLLNEFMDLVSEYEIVDVNHDKRNLVFFKTSSPVTNLIESGPLATYVKDTPEDAINNKDNNAGVAKSRTNFTPALANEASAHDQIVQDTPDQE, from the exons ATGATTGCTGAGAAACCTATCTGGGTTAGGCATGAGGGCATGCAAATTTTCTCCATTGATGTTCAACCAGGTGGGCTTAGGTTTGCTACTGGTGGTGGTGACCACAAG GTTCGAATATGGAATATGAAGTCTGTTTCGAGTGACTTAACAATTGATGACTCTTCTCAGAGGCTTCTTGCGACCTTGCGGGATCATTTTGGGTCTGTCAACTGTGTAAGGTGGGCTAAGCATGGTAGGTATGTCGCGTCTGGTTCGGATGATCAGGTGATATTAATTCATGAGAGGAAGCCTGGCTCAGGTACCACTGAATTTGGTAGTGGAGAGCCGCCGGATATTGAAAACTGGAAAGTTGCAATGACTTTGAGAGGGCACACTGCAGATGTG GTGGATCTTAATTGGTCGCCTGATGACTCGACATTGGCTAGTGGGAGTTTGGACAACACCATCCATATATGGAATATGAGTAATGGCATTTGCACTACTGTTCTAAGGGGCCACTCTAGCCTGGTTAAGGGCGTTGCTTGGGATCCCATTGGATCTTTTATCGCAAGTCAATCCGATGACAAAACGGTCATTATCTGGAAAACTAGTGATTGGAGTCTTGCGCACAGAACCGATGGTCACTGGGCTAAATCA CTTGGATCTACCTTCTTCAGGCGACTTGGATGGTCCCCGTGTGGTCATTTTATCACCACTACTCACGGTTTCCAGAAGCCGAGGCATTCTGCCCCTGTGCTCGAGAGAGGGGAATGGTCTGCAACATTTGATTTCTTAGGACACAATGCTCCAATTATTGTCGTCAAGTTCAACAATTCAATGTTCAAAAGGCATTCCACTAATGCTGAGGAATTGAAGCCTTTACCTGCTGGGTGGTCCAATGGTGCTTCCAAGACTGGAAGCAAAGAGCCGCAGCCATACAATGTCATCGCCATTGGAAGTCAGGATCGAACTATCACCGTATGGACTACTGCAAGTCCTCGTCCTCTCTTTGTGGCCAaacatttttttactcaaaGTGTTGTGGATTTATCCTG GAGCCCTGATGGGTATTCACTTTTTGCCTGTTCCTTGGATGGATCTGTTGCTACATTTCATTTTGAGGTGAAAGAACTCGGTCAAAGACTCAGTGATTCTGAGCTAGATGAGTTGAAGAGAAGTCGCTATGGTGATGTGAGAGGCCGTCAAGCAAACTTAGCTGAGTCTCCAGCACAGTTATTGCTAGAAGCAGCTTCTACCAAGCAAACACCGAGCAAAAAGGCGGTTTCTAATCAGCAAAACCAGACAATTGCAAAAGCATACGTTGATACACGTGTCGGTGCAAAGAACCCGGAGCCTCAAGTTGATCATAACAAGAAGAGTGGAGGTCCTGTTGGTGACACGTTAAACAAAATGACAACCTCTGCCCGGATTTCTAGCCCCGTCAAGCAAAGAGAATATCGACGTCCCGATGGTAGGAAAAGAATTATTCCAGAAGCAGTTGGAGTGCCGGTTCANNNNNNNNNNNNNNNNNNNNNNNNNCTTGATTTCCCTATCGTATCTTCTGATCAACAAAGGGGTACCAATGGAGTTGTATCACAAAGGGGTACCGATGGAGTTGTGTCAAATGACGATACCGTAAGAGCCAAAAGTAACTTGGGTGGAGCACTCGTCAGAAATTCAGATTTAAAAGAACGTTCAGGGGTTACTGCTAGGGCGACAATTTCAGAGAGCCTAGTCATCGAGAAGGTTCCAGCTTCTTCTGGCAAAGATGGAACCGTCAATGTTGAGCAGATGGGAAATTTGATAAATTCCGGTTCCTTGTCTACTTCTCATGCCACTCTTTCGATTAGAATGTTTGACAAGAAAGGTGGGGAGGATGCTTTACCTATTTGTTTGGAAGCGCGCCCGAGAGAACAAGCTGTGAATGACATTGTAGGGATGGGAAATGCATCCGTTATGAGAGAAACGGAAATTGCTTGCACAAGGGGGACTCAAACACTTTGGTCTGATAGGATATCGGGGGAAGTCACTGTTTTAGCTGGAAATGCAAATTTTTTGGCAGTCGGGTGTGAGGATGGATGTCTACAG ATTTACACAAAGTGCGGGAGACGAGCAATGCCTACCATGATGATGGGATCTGCATCAATATTTGTAGACTGCGACGAATGCTGGAAACTGTTGCTGGTGACAAGAAAAGGATCCCTTTATTTATGGGATTTATTCAACCGAACCTGTCTCCTTCAAGACTCGTTGTCTTCTCTTGTTGCTTCAACTCCTAGCTCTTCTGCCAAAGATAGCG gCACTATTAAAGTTATATCTGCAAAGCTATCAAAATCTGGTTCTCCCCTTGTTATTTTGGCGACTCGTCATGCCTTCCTATTCGACTTGAGTCTCAAGTGTTGGCTAAGGGTTGCTGATGACTGCTTCCCTGCATCAAACTTTGCCAGCTCTTGGAGTTTGGGCTCATTCCAAAGTGGTGAACTTGCTGCTTTGCAGGTTGATGTTAAAAAGTATTTGGCCCGAAAGCCAGGTTGGACTAG AACGACGGATGACGGAGTGCAGACGCGTGCTCACTTGGAAGCTCAGTTAGCGTCTTCTTTGGCTTTGGGATCCTCCAATGAATATCGCCAATGCCTATTGTCGTATGTACGCTTTCTTGCAAG AGAAGCGGATGAATCTCGATTACGAGAACTGTGTGAGAGTTTCCTCGGACCTCCAACAGGCATGGCTGAAGAAGCATCATCGGATAAGAGTTTGGCATGGGATCCTCTTGTGCTT GGAATGAAGAAACACAAACTCCTCATCGAAGACATTCTTCCAGCCATGGCATCGAATAGGAAAGTCCAAAGACTTCTCAACGAATTCATGGATCTCGTATCTGAATACGAAATCGTCGACGTTAATCATGATAAAAGAAATCTAGTGTTTTTCAAGACATCTTCACCTGTCACCAATCTAATAGAGAGTGGTCCATTAGCAACATATGTAAAGGACACTCCCGAGGACGCAATTAACAACAAAGACAACAACGCTGGAGTCGCCAAAAGTCGCACAAATTTCACTCCTGCACTTGCAAATGAAGCAAGTGCACATGATCAAATTGTTCAGGATACACCAGACCAGGAATGA
- the LOC101511255 gene encoding subtilisin-like serine-protease S has protein sequence MGFAKILSFTFLLFIGYTLVNGSTPKHYIIYMGDHSHPNSESVIRANHEILASVTGSLSEAKATALHHYSKSFRGFSAMITPEQANKLAEYNSVVSVFESKMNKLDTTHSWDFLRLDSVYKNNHIALDSTSNIIVGVIDSGVWPESESFNDYGLGPVPEKFKGECVTGDNFTLANCNKKIVGARFYSKGFEAETGPLEDIVNNIFFRSARDSDGHGTHTASTIAGSIVVNASLFGIAKGTARGGAPSARLAIYKACWFELCSDADVLSAMDDAIHDGVDILSXSLGPNPPQPIYFENALSIGAFHAFQKGILVSASAGNSVFPRTACNVAPWILTVAASTVDREFSSNIYLGNSKVLKGLSLNPIKMEDSHGLIYGSAAAASGVSATNASFCKNNTLDPNLINGKIVICTIERFTDNRREKAIIIRQGGGVGMILIDHNAKDVGFQFVIPSTLIGQDAVEELQAYINTDKNPTAIISPTVTVVGTKPAPEAAAFSSMGPNIITPDIIKPDITGPGVNILAAWSPVATEATVEQQSVNYNIISGTSMSCPHISAVAAIIKSYHPLWTPAAIMSAVMTTATVMDNTYHLIGRDPNGTQTTPFDYGSGHVNPAASLNPGLVYDFSSQDVLDFLCSNGASPSQLKNITGELTQCQKAPIASYNFNYPSIGVSNLNGSLSVYRTVTYYGHEPAVYVASVENPSGVNVTVTPVEMKFWKMGEKTTFRIDFNPFMNSNGNFVFGALTWNNGRQRVRSPIGLNVLST, from the exons ATGGGGTTTGCCAAAATTTTGAGTTTCACCTTTCTCCTCTTTATTGGATATACTTTGGTGAATGGATCCACCCCAAAG CATTATATAATTTACATGGGAGATCATTCACACCCCAATTCAGAGTCTGTCATCAGAGCAAACCATGAGATACTAGCTTCAGTTACTGGAAG TCTCAGTGAAGCAAAGGCAACAGCTCTACACCATTACAGTAAAAGCTTTCGAGGTTTCTCCGCCATGATTACGCCAGAGCAAGCTAATAAGCTGGCAG AATATAACTCTGTTGTGTCTGTTTTTGAGAGCAAAATGAATAAGCTCGACACTACACATTCTTGGGATTTTCTTAGATTAGACTCGGTCTACAAGAATAACCATATAGCTCTGGATTCCACTTCTAATATCATTGTTGGTGTCATTGACTCTG GGGTGTGGCCGGAATCAGAAAGCTTCAATGATTATGGATTGGGTCCTGTGCCTGAGAAATTCAAGGGAGAGTGTGTTACTGGTGATAATTTTACACTAGCAAATTGCAACAA GAAAATCGTTGGTGCGCGGTTCTATTCAAAAGGGTTTGAAGCAGAAACTGGTCCTCTGGAAGACATTGTCAACAATATTTTCTTCAGGTCAGCTAGAGATAGTGATGGACATGGAACACACACTGCATCCACAATTGCAGGATCCATTGTTGTCAATGCTAGCTTATTTGGCATTGCCAAAGGAACTGCTAGAGGTGGTGCCCCAAGTGCAAGACTTGCTATCTACAAGGCCTGTTGGTTCGAATTGTGCAGTGATGCTGATGTTTTGTCTGCCATGGATGATGCCATTCATGATGGTGTTGACATACTTTC NNNNTCCCTTGGCCCTAATCCTCCACAGCCAATTTACTTTGAGAATGCACTCAGTATAGGAGCATTCCATGCATTCCAAAAGGGAATTCTCGTTTCTGCTTCAGCTGGAAACTCAGTTTTTCCTCGCACTGCTTGTAATGTTGCTCCTTGGATCCTCACGGTTGCTGCTAGCACGGTAGACAGAGAGTTCAGTTCAAACATCTACCTTGGtaattcaaaagttttgaaG GGTTTATCTTTAAATCCGATAAAAATGGAAGATTCTCATGGTTTGATATATGGAAGTGCTGCTGCAGCCTCTGGAGTTTCAGCTACAAATGCTAG CTTCTGCAAGAACAATACTCTAGACCCTAACTTAATCAATGGAAAAATTGTTATCTGCACAATTGAAAGATTCACTGATAACAGAAGAGAGAAGGCCATAATAATAAGGCAAGGTGGTGGTGTTGGAATGATACTTATTGATCATAATGCAAAAGATGTTGGTTTTCAGTTTGTCATTCCAAGCACTCTTATTGGTCAAGATGCTGTAGAAGAGCTTCAAGCATACATAAACACAGATAa GAATCCTACTGCTATAATTTCCCCAACAGTAACTGTTGTTGGTACCAAACCTGCACCAGAAGCAGCAGCTTTCTCTTCCATGGGGCCAAATATAATAACACCAGATATTATTAAG CCTGACATCACAGGACCTGGAGTGAATATTTTGGCAGCATGGTCTCCAGTGGCTACTGAAGCCACAGTCGAACAACAATCTGTCAACTATAACATCATTTCAGGAACATCAATGTCTTGTCCACACATATCTGCAGTTGCAGCAATTATAAAATCTTACCACCCATTATGGACACCTGCAGCCATAATGTCTGCAGTTATGACAACAG CAACAGTAATGGATAACACATACCACCTCATAGGAAGAGATCCAAATGGAACTCAAACCACGCCATTCGACTACGGATCCGGGCATGTTAATCCAGCTGCATCGCTCAATCCTGGATTAGTATATGATTTCAGTTCCCAAGATGTTCTCGATTTTCTCTGCAGCAATGGTGCAAGTCCATCACAACTCAAAAACATCACTGGTGAACTTACTCAATGCCAGAAAGCTCCTATAGCATCCTACAACTTCAATTACCCTTCAATTGGTGTATCAAACTTGAATGGAAGTTTATCTGTTTATCGCACCGTTACGTACTATGGTCATGAACCAGCAGTATATGTAGCAAGTGTTGAAAATCCATCTGGTGTGAATGTTACAGTTACACCAGTGGAAATGAAGTTCTGGAAAATGGGGGAGAAGACAACTTTCAGGATTGATTTCAACCCTTTCATGAATAGCAATGGAAACTTTGTGTTTGGTGCATTGACATGGAACAATGGTAGACAAAGGGTTAGGAGTCCTATTGGTCTTAATGTACTGTCAACATAG